In the genome of Streptomyces racemochromogenes, one region contains:
- the dacB gene encoding D-alanyl-D-alanine carboxypeptidase/D-alanyl-D-alanine endopeptidase produces MCDRERGWSEVPLVKTWQLIAGSAVAGLALSAAMVATAGPWDSGQRKAERDRAASWSRTGGADHAAGGLPQAAPSAPGVLGALAPRPNTGAAALAGALTPLLADPSLGTARGASVIDVATGQVLYESGAGDPMTPASTIKIATASAALAALGPEHRIRTTVTPGAGPGEIVLVGGGDPSLTAKKKSPAGSGGSLVALAADTAQALKAAGTDTVTLGYDDSLYTGPVRHPIGRDENIAPVTALTADEGRPDDSTSGPVDRSDDPSRDTARSFAALLRDRGIKVGGEPARAKAPAGAQPLATTLSTPLAGLVERMLTNSDNDIAEALARQTALAAGRPASFEGGEQAVTEKLASLGLDLKGTRFADGSGLNRADRLSTRLLTALLAKAADPRHPELRPVLTGLPVAGFTGTLRARNTGDSAAAGLVRAKTGTLTVANGLAGTVVAPSGRLLAFAFLAANTPDKTAAEKGLDKLAAAVAATP; encoded by the coding sequence ATGTGTGATCGCGAAAGGGGCTGGTCCGAGGTGCCATTGGTCAAGACGTGGCAGCTCATCGCAGGGTCGGCCGTCGCCGGCCTCGCCCTGTCGGCTGCGATGGTCGCCACCGCCGGTCCTTGGGACTCCGGCCAGCGTAAGGCCGAGCGGGACAGGGCTGCCTCCTGGAGCCGGACGGGTGGTGCAGATCACGCCGCCGGCGGCCTCCCGCAGGCCGCACCCAGCGCCCCCGGGGTACTCGGCGCCCTCGCCCCGCGCCCGAACACCGGCGCCGCCGCGCTCGCCGGGGCCCTCACCCCGCTGCTCGCCGACCCCTCGCTCGGCACCGCGCGCGGGGCCTCGGTGATCGACGTCGCGACGGGCCAGGTGCTCTACGAGTCCGGGGCGGGCGACCCCATGACCCCGGCCTCCACCATCAAGATCGCCACCGCGAGCGCCGCCCTGGCCGCGCTCGGGCCCGAACACCGGATCCGGACCACCGTGACGCCCGGAGCCGGCCCCGGCGAGATCGTCCTGGTCGGCGGCGGCGACCCGTCCCTCACCGCCAAGAAGAAGAGCCCCGCCGGCTCCGGCGGCAGCCTCGTGGCCCTCGCCGCCGACACCGCCCAGGCCCTCAAGGCCGCCGGCACCGACACCGTGACCCTCGGCTACGACGACTCCCTCTACACCGGACCCGTCCGCCACCCCATCGGCCGCGACGAGAACATCGCCCCCGTCACCGCCCTCACCGCCGACGAGGGCCGCCCCGACGACTCCACCTCCGGGCCCGTGGACCGCTCCGACGACCCCTCCAGGGACACTGCCCGCTCCTTCGCCGCCCTGCTGCGCGACCGCGGCATCAAGGTGGGCGGCGAACCCGCCAGGGCGAAGGCCCCCGCCGGGGCCCAGCCGCTGGCCACCACCCTCTCCACCCCCCTCGCCGGGCTCGTGGAGCGGATGCTGACCAACAGCGACAACGACATCGCCGAGGCCCTCGCCCGCCAGACCGCCCTCGCCGCCGGCCGGCCCGCCAGCTTCGAGGGCGGCGAGCAGGCCGTCACCGAGAAGCTGGCCTCCCTCGGCCTCGACCTCAAGGGCACCCGCTTCGCCGACGGCAGCGGCCTCAACCGGGCCGACCGGCTCAGCACCCGCCTCCTGACGGCCCTCCTCGCCAAGGCCGCCGACCCCCGCCACCCCGAGCTGCGGCCGGTCCTCACCGGCCTGCCCGTCGCCGGCTTCACCGGAACCCTGCGCGCCCGCAACACCGGCGACTCCGCGGCGGCCGGCCTGGTCCGGGCCAAGACCGGCACCCTCACCGTGGCGAACGGCCTCGCCGGCACCGTCGTCGCCCCGTCCGGGCGGCTCCTCGCCTTCGCCTTCCTGGCCGCGAACACCCCCGACAAGACCGCTGCCGAGAAGGGCCTCGACAAACTGGCCGCCGCCGTCGCCGCCACCCCCTGA
- the ftsH gene encoding ATP-dependent zinc metalloprotease FtsH has translation MDVKRYFRGPVMWIVLAVLAVVVLMNVVGSGGGYKSVETSEVIKAINSGQVDSAKLTTGDSQMIKIELKKGQKLGNNSGTKFQANYIGDQGVQLAQNLQSKYEAGQIPDGYSVTPDKTSPFLSVLLSLLPFVLIVVVFLFLMNQMQGGGSRVMNFGKSKAKLITKDTPKTTFADVAGSDEAVEELHEIKEFLQEPAKFQAVGAKIPKGVLLYGPPGTGKTLLARAVAGEAGVPFYSISGSDFVEMFVGVGASRVRDLFEQAKANAPAIVFVDEIDAVGRHRGAGLGGGHDEREQTLNQLLVEMDGFDVKGGVILIAATNRPDILDPALLRPGRFDRQIAVDRPDMQGRLEILKVHQKGKPVAPDVDLSAVARRTPGFTGADLSNVLNEAALLTARSDKKLIDNHMLDEAIDRVVAGPQKRTRIMSDKEKKITAYHEGGHALVAAASPNSDPVHKITILSRGRALGYTMVLPDEDKYSTTRNEMLDQLAYMLGGRAAEELVFHDPTTGAANDIEKATATARAMVTQYGMTERLGAIKFGGDNTEPFLGREMSHPRDYSEEVAALVDEEVKKLIETAHNEAWEILVENRDVLDNLVLALLEKETLGKEEIAEIFSTIVKRPARPAWTGSSRRTPSTRPPVLSPKELQLTNSANGTSAAAAAPVSTEKGIEVAPEDRPEA, from the coding sequence ATGGACGTGAAGCGATACTTCCGTGGGCCGGTCATGTGGATCGTGCTGGCCGTCCTCGCCGTGGTCGTGTTGATGAACGTCGTCGGCTCCGGCGGCGGCTACAAGTCGGTGGAGACCAGCGAGGTCATCAAGGCGATCAACAGTGGCCAGGTGGACAGCGCCAAGCTGACCACCGGTGACAGCCAGATGATCAAGATCGAGCTGAAGAAGGGCCAGAAGCTCGGCAACAACAGCGGCACCAAGTTCCAGGCCAACTACATCGGGGACCAGGGCGTCCAGCTCGCCCAGAACCTCCAGAGCAAGTACGAAGCCGGTCAGATCCCCGACGGCTACTCCGTCACGCCGGACAAGACCAGCCCGTTCCTGAGCGTGCTGCTCTCGCTCCTGCCCTTCGTCCTCATCGTCGTCGTCTTCCTGTTCCTGATGAACCAGATGCAGGGCGGCGGCTCCCGGGTCATGAACTTCGGCAAGTCCAAGGCGAAGCTCATCACCAAGGACACCCCGAAGACGACGTTCGCCGACGTCGCGGGCTCGGACGAGGCCGTCGAGGAACTCCACGAGATCAAGGAGTTCCTCCAGGAGCCGGCGAAGTTCCAGGCCGTCGGCGCCAAGATCCCCAAGGGCGTGCTGCTCTACGGCCCGCCCGGCACCGGCAAGACCCTGCTCGCGCGTGCCGTCGCGGGCGAGGCCGGTGTCCCCTTCTACTCGATCTCCGGTTCCGACTTCGTCGAGATGTTCGTCGGCGTCGGCGCCTCGCGCGTCCGCGACCTGTTCGAGCAGGCCAAGGCCAACGCGCCGGCGATCGTCTTCGTCGACGAGATCGACGCCGTCGGCCGGCACCGCGGTGCGGGCCTCGGCGGCGGCCACGACGAGCGCGAGCAGACCCTCAACCAGCTCCTGGTCGAGATGGACGGCTTCGACGTGAAGGGCGGCGTCATCCTGATCGCCGCCACGAACCGCCCCGACATCCTCGACCCGGCACTGCTGCGCCCGGGCCGCTTCGACCGGCAGATCGCGGTCGACCGCCCCGACATGCAGGGCCGTCTGGAGATCCTCAAGGTCCACCAGAAGGGCAAGCCGGTCGCACCGGACGTCGACCTCTCGGCCGTCGCCCGCCGCACCCCCGGCTTCACGGGTGCCGATCTCTCCAACGTCCTCAACGAGGCCGCGCTCCTCACGGCCCGCTCGGACAAGAAGCTGATCGACAACCACATGCTGGACGAGGCGATCGACCGCGTCGTGGCGGGCCCGCAGAAGCGGACCCGGATCATGTCGGACAAGGAAAAGAAGATCACCGCGTACCACGAGGGCGGACACGCCCTGGTCGCGGCGGCCTCCCCGAACTCCGACCCGGTCCACAAGATCACGATCCTGTCCCGCGGCCGGGCCCTGGGCTACACCATGGTCCTGCCCGACGAGGACAAGTACTCGACCACGCGCAACGAGATGCTCGACCAGCTCGCCTACATGCTGGGCGGGCGCGCGGCGGAGGAACTGGTCTTCCACGACCCGACCACCGGCGCCGCGAACGACATCGAGAAGGCCACGGCGACGGCCCGCGCGATGGTCACCCAGTACGGCATGACCGAGCGCCTCGGCGCGATCAAGTTCGGCGGGGACAACACCGAGCCGTTCCTGGGCCGCGAGATGTCGCACCCGCGGGACTACTCGGAAGAGGTCGCGGCGCTGGTCGACGAAGAGGTCAAGAAGCTCATCGAGACCGCGCACAACGAGGCCTGGGAGATCCTGGTCGAGAACCGGGACGTCCTGGACAACCTCGTCCTCGCGCTGCTGGAGAAGGAGACGCTGGGCAAGGAGGAGATCGCCGAGATCTTCTCCACGATCGTGAAGCGCCCGGCCCGCCCGGCGTGGACCGGCTCCTCCCGCCGTACCCCCTCCACCCGTCCGCCGGTGCTCTCTCCCAAGGAGCTCCAGCTGACGAACTCCGCGAACGGCACCTCGGCGGCAGCCGCGGCGCCCGTCTCCACGGAGAAGGGCATCGAGGTGGCCCCGGAGGACCGCCCCGAGGCCTGA
- a CDS encoding zinc-dependent metalloprotease: MTSIGGAEMVDWNLAVATATRLVRPGPEVSRDEARAVVAELRRHARTSEEHVRAFTRMIPEGSPLPDTPVLVVDRAGWIKANVAGFRELLGPLLGKMQDRRSATPGGAVIGSVGGKVTGVELGMLLSFLASRVLGQYETFAPAGPDLPGGAATGGRLLLVAPNIVHVERELGVHPHDFRLWVCLHEETHRTQFTAVPWLRAHLEGEIQTFLGATELEPGAVLERIREAVQSFAGARAEGERGDEAPSLVELVQTPQQREVLARLTAVMSLLEGHADFVMDGVGPEVVPSVAEIREKFQQRRASGAGRLDAALRKVLGLDAKLRQYRDGERFVRAVVGQVGMDGFNRVWTSPNTLPTKAEIARPADWVARVHRKGGTQSEER; this comes from the coding sequence ATGACGAGCATCGGTGGTGCGGAGATGGTCGACTGGAACCTCGCGGTGGCGACCGCGACCCGGCTGGTCAGGCCGGGTCCGGAAGTCAGCCGCGACGAGGCCCGGGCCGTGGTGGCGGAACTCCGTCGGCACGCCAGGACCTCCGAGGAGCACGTGCGCGCGTTCACCCGGATGATCCCCGAGGGCTCCCCCCTCCCCGACACCCCCGTCCTCGTCGTCGACCGGGCCGGCTGGATCAAGGCCAACGTCGCGGGCTTCCGCGAACTCCTCGGCCCCCTCCTCGGCAAGATGCAGGACCGCCGCTCCGCCACCCCCGGCGGCGCCGTCATCGGCTCCGTCGGCGGCAAGGTCACCGGCGTCGAGCTGGGCATGCTGCTCAGCTTCCTGGCCTCCCGCGTCCTCGGCCAGTACGAGACCTTCGCGCCCGCCGGCCCCGACCTGCCGGGCGGCGCCGCCACCGGCGGCCGCCTGCTGCTCGTCGCGCCGAACATCGTGCACGTCGAACGCGAGCTGGGGGTGCACCCGCACGACTTCCGGCTCTGGGTCTGCCTGCACGAGGAGACGCACCGCACCCAGTTCACCGCCGTCCCCTGGCTGCGCGCCCACCTGGAGGGCGAGATCCAGACCTTCCTCGGCGCCACCGAGTTGGAACCCGGCGCCGTCCTGGAGCGGATCCGCGAGGCCGTCCAGTCCTTCGCCGGAGCCCGCGCCGAAGGCGAACGCGGCGACGAGGCCCCCTCCCTCGTCGAACTCGTCCAGACCCCCCAGCAGCGCGAGGTCCTCGCCCGGCTCACCGCCGTCATGTCCCTGCTGGAGGGCCACGCCGACTTCGTCATGGACGGCGTCGGACCCGAGGTCGTCCCCTCCGTCGCCGAGATCCGCGAGAAGTTCCAGCAGCGCCGGGCCAGCGGCGCCGGCCGCCTCGACGCCGCCCTGCGCAAGGTCCTCGGCCTCGACGCCAAGCTGCGCCAGTACCGCGACGGCGAGCGCTTCGTACGGGCCGTCGTCGGCCAGGTCGGCATGGACGGCTTCAACCGGGTGTGGACCTCGCCCAACACCCTCCCCACCAAGGCCGAGATCGCCCGCCCCGCGGACTGGGTGGCCCGGGTCCACCGCAAGGGCGGCACGCAGAGCGAAGAAAGGTGA
- the folK gene encoding 2-amino-4-hydroxy-6-hydroxymethyldihydropteridine diphosphokinase: protein MNNGLNAQSDPTVQPVPASVVEAVDAADTTLSNPKWAVVALGANLGNRLDTLQGAIDALGDTPGLRVKAVSPVYETEPWGVEPGSQPSYLNAVIALKTTLPPSSLLERAHAIEEAFDRVREERWGPRTIDVDIVTYADVVSDDPVLTLPHPRAHLRSFVLAPWHDIAPEAQLPGRGPVAELLATIGLAGVTARTDLELRLPE, encoded by the coding sequence ATGAACAACGGACTGAACGCCCAGAGCGACCCCACCGTCCAGCCGGTGCCCGCCTCCGTCGTCGAGGCGGTCGACGCGGCGGACACCACCCTGTCCAACCCCAAGTGGGCCGTCGTCGCGCTCGGCGCGAACCTCGGCAACCGCCTGGACACCCTCCAGGGCGCCATCGACGCCCTCGGCGACACCCCGGGGCTGCGGGTCAAGGCCGTCTCCCCGGTCTACGAGACGGAGCCGTGGGGCGTCGAGCCCGGCTCGCAGCCCTCGTACCTGAACGCCGTCATCGCGCTGAAGACCACCCTGCCGCCCTCCTCCCTGCTGGAGCGGGCGCACGCGATCGAGGAGGCCTTCGACCGCGTCCGCGAGGAGCGCTGGGGCCCCCGCACGATCGACGTCGACATCGTGACGTACGCCGACGTGGTCTCCGACGACCCGGTCCTCACCCTGCCGCACCCCAGGGCGCACCTGCGGTCCTTCGTCCTGGCCCCCTGGCACGACATCGCCCCCGAGGCCCAGCTGCCCGGCCGCGGCCCCGTCGCGGAACTGCTGGCCACGATCGGCCTCGCCGGTGTCACGGCACGCACCGACCTGGAACTCCGCCTGCCGGAGTAG
- the folB gene encoding dihydroneopterin aldolase: MDRVALRGLKARGHHGVFPREREEGQTFIVDLVLHLDTRPAAAGDDLAKTVHYGVVAEEVVDVVQGEPVDLIETLAERIAQQCLKHEAVAQVEVVVHKPDAPITVPFDDVTITITRSRA; encoded by the coding sequence GTGGATCGTGTCGCGCTGCGCGGCCTCAAGGCTCGCGGGCACCACGGCGTCTTCCCCCGGGAGCGCGAAGAGGGCCAGACCTTCATCGTCGACCTCGTGCTGCACCTGGACACCCGCCCGGCCGCGGCCGGCGACGACCTGGCCAAGACCGTGCACTACGGCGTCGTGGCCGAGGAGGTCGTGGACGTGGTCCAGGGCGAGCCCGTGGACCTGATCGAGACCCTCGCCGAGCGGATCGCCCAGCAGTGCCTCAAGCACGAGGCGGTGGCACAGGTGGAGGTCGTCGTCCACAAGCCGGACGCGCCGATCACCGTCCCCTTCGACGACGTGACCATCACGATCACCCGGAGCCGCGCATGA
- the folE gene encoding GTP cyclohydrolase I FolE, with the protein MTDPVTLTGGEGTIGEFDEKRAEAAVRELLIAVGEDPDREGLLETPARVARAYKEIFAGLYQKPEEVLTTTFDLGHDEMVLVKDIEVMSSCEHHLVPFHGVAHVGYIPSTDGKITGLSKLARLVDVFARRPQVQERLTTQIADSLMEILDPRGCIVVIECEHMCMTMRGVRKPGAKTITSAVRGQLRDPATRNEAMSLIMAR; encoded by the coding sequence ATGACCGACCCAGTGACCCTGACCGGTGGCGAGGGCACGATCGGCGAGTTCGACGAGAAGCGCGCCGAGGCGGCCGTCCGCGAGCTCCTGATCGCGGTCGGCGAGGACCCGGACCGCGAAGGCCTCCTGGAGACCCCGGCGCGCGTCGCGCGGGCGTACAAGGAGATATTCGCCGGCCTCTACCAGAAGCCCGAAGAGGTCCTGACCACGACCTTCGACCTCGGCCACGACGAGATGGTCCTGGTGAAGGACATCGAGGTCATGTCGAGCTGTGAACACCACCTGGTCCCGTTCCACGGTGTGGCGCACGTCGGATACATCCCGTCCACCGACGGCAAGATCACCGGCCTGTCCAAGCTGGCCCGCCTCGTGGACGTCTTCGCCCGCCGGCCCCAGGTCCAGGAGCGGCTGACCACGCAGATCGCCGACTCCCTGATGGAGATCCTCGACCCCCGCGGCTGCATCGTGGTCATCGAGTGCGAGCACATGTGCATGACCATGCGCGGCGTCCGCAAGCCCGGCGCGAAGACCATCACCTCGGCGGTCCGCGGCCAGCTGCGCGACCCCGCGACCCGCAACGAGGCCATGAGCCTGATCATGGCGCGCTGA
- the hpt gene encoding hypoxanthine phosphoribosyltransferase, with the protein MRVDEKDMGNDLQSVLITKEEIDAKLAELAAKIDAEYAGKDLLIVGVLKGAVMVMADLARALSTPLTMDWMAVSSYGAGTQSSGVVRILKDLDTDIKDKHVLIVEDIIDSGLTLSWLLSNLGSRQPASLKVVTLLRKPEAAKVAIDVEWVGFDIPNEFVVGYGLDYAEKYRNLPFVGTLAPHVYGG; encoded by the coding sequence ATGCGGGTGGACGAGAAGGACATGGGCAACGACCTCCAGTCGGTGCTCATCACCAAGGAAGAGATCGACGCGAAGCTGGCCGAGCTGGCCGCGAAGATCGACGCGGAGTACGCGGGCAAGGACCTGCTCATCGTCGGCGTGCTCAAGGGCGCCGTCATGGTGATGGCGGACCTGGCGCGCGCCTTGTCCACCCCGCTCACCATGGACTGGATGGCGGTGTCCTCGTACGGCGCCGGGACCCAGTCCTCGGGCGTGGTGCGGATCCTCAAGGACCTGGACACCGACATCAAGGACAAGCACGTCCTGATCGTCGAGGACATCATCGACTCGGGCCTGACCCTGTCCTGGCTGCTGTCGAACCTCGGCTCCCGCCAGCCGGCCTCCCTCAAGGTCGTCACGCTGCTGCGCAAGCCCGAGGCCGCGAAGGTCGCGATCGACGTCGAGTGGGTCGGCTTCGACATCCCGAACGAGTTCGTCGTCGGCTACGGCCTCGACTACGCGGAGAAGTACCGCAACCTGCCGTTCGTCGGCACGCTCGCCCCGCACGTCTACGGCGGCTGA
- a CDS encoding DUF3180 domain-containing protein produces MKQLRPAVLAGIFAIAGVLSWAGARLWNAYGTLPGVPLAAPIVLAVIAVVLLATALSMRARLKAQRERRPGAKGVEPLMAARAVVFGQASALVAALVAGMYGGVGVFLLTDAMDVPARRDQAWYAAGSVIAGAAVIAAALFLERVLRLPEDDDPPKAPATA; encoded by the coding sequence GTGAAGCAACTGAGGCCGGCGGTCCTGGCGGGCATCTTCGCGATCGCCGGGGTGCTGTCCTGGGCGGGTGCCCGCCTGTGGAACGCGTACGGCACCCTGCCGGGCGTCCCACTGGCCGCACCGATCGTGCTGGCGGTGATCGCCGTCGTCCTGCTGGCGACGGCCCTGTCGATGCGCGCCCGCCTCAAGGCCCAGCGGGAGCGCCGCCCGGGGGCGAAGGGCGTGGAGCCGCTGATGGCGGCCCGGGCGGTGGTCTTCGGCCAGGCGAGCGCCCTCGTCGCCGCCCTCGTCGCGGGCATGTACGGCGGCGTGGGCGTCTTCCTGCTCACCGACGCGATGGACGTCCCGGCCCGCCGCGACCAGGCCTGGTACGCGGCCGGCTCGGTCATCGCCGGCGCGGCCGTGATCGCCGCCGCCCTCTTCCTGGAGCGCGTCCTGAGGCTCCCCGAGGACGACGACCCACCCAAGGCCCCCGCCACGGCCTGA
- a CDS encoding threonine/serine ThrE exporter family protein: MAEAEGAGPEDRKPKSDEARSAFTPPPGMEPEVPFEDQPTSEFAMPEGASPPPAEAGGSAFAAPATYSASQSPPAHTPLPAPGFPASSPWQDRMRTMLRMPVDVRPVPEPAQRQSESGPAVGRVLDLTLRIGELLLAGGEGAEDVEAAMFAVARSYGLDRCEPTVTFTLLSITYQPSLVGDPVSANRTVRRRGTDYTRLAAVFRLVDDISTPEVEVSLEEAYRRLAVIRRNRHPYPTWVLTAAAGLLAGAASTLVGGGVTVFFCAALGAVLGDRLAWYFADRGLPEFYQFVVAAMPPAAIGVALKIAEFDVRASAVITGGLFALLPGRALVAAVQDGLTGFYITASARLLEVMYLFIGIIVGVLAVIYVGLQFGPSPNPDEVLQIPHRPVLQILASMVLVFTFAILLQQERSTVWIVTLNGGVAWATFGALRAAELPPVPSTAIAAGLVGLFGQLFSRYRFASALPYVTAAIGPLLPGSATYYGLLSIAENRLDRGLASLTNAAAIALAIAIGVNLGSEGSRLFMRIPGARTAARRRAAAKRTRGF, translated from the coding sequence GTGGCGGAGGCCGAAGGAGCCGGTCCCGAGGACCGGAAGCCGAAGTCCGACGAGGCGCGCAGCGCGTTCACTCCGCCGCCCGGCATGGAGCCCGAGGTTCCGTTCGAGGACCAGCCCACGTCCGAGTTCGCCATGCCGGAGGGCGCCAGCCCGCCCCCCGCCGAGGCCGGGGGTTCCGCCTTCGCCGCCCCGGCCACCTACAGCGCGAGCCAGTCCCCGCCCGCCCACACCCCCCTCCCGGCCCCCGGCTTCCCCGCCTCCTCCCCCTGGCAGGACCGGATGCGCACGATGCTGCGCATGCCGGTGGACGTCCGGCCGGTCCCCGAGCCGGCCCAGCGGCAGAGCGAGTCCGGCCCCGCCGTGGGCCGCGTGCTCGACCTGACCCTGCGCATCGGCGAGCTGCTCCTCGCGGGCGGCGAGGGCGCCGAGGACGTGGAGGCCGCGATGTTCGCGGTGGCCCGCTCCTACGGGCTCGACCGCTGCGAGCCCACCGTCACCTTCACCCTGCTGTCCATCACCTACCAGCCCTCCCTGGTCGGCGACCCCGTCTCCGCGAACCGCACCGTGCGCCGCCGCGGCACCGACTACACCCGCCTGGCCGCCGTCTTCCGGCTGGTCGACGACATCAGCACGCCCGAGGTCGAGGTCTCCCTGGAGGAGGCCTACCGCCGGCTCGCCGTGATCCGGCGCAACCGCCACCCGTACCCGACCTGGGTGCTCACCGCCGCCGCCGGGCTGCTCGCGGGGGCCGCCTCCACGCTGGTCGGCGGCGGGGTGACCGTCTTCTTCTGCGCCGCCCTCGGCGCCGTCCTCGGCGACCGCCTGGCCTGGTACTTCGCCGACCGCGGGCTGCCCGAGTTCTACCAGTTCGTCGTCGCCGCGATGCCGCCGGCCGCCATCGGCGTGGCCCTGAAGATCGCCGAGTTCGACGTCCGCGCCTCCGCCGTGATCACCGGCGGGCTGTTCGCGCTGCTGCCCGGGCGGGCCCTGGTCGCCGCCGTGCAGGACGGGCTCACCGGCTTCTACATCACCGCCTCCGCCCGCCTGCTGGAGGTCATGTACCTCTTCATCGGGATCATCGTCGGCGTCCTCGCGGTGATCTACGTCGGCCTCCAGTTCGGGCCCTCGCCGAACCCGGACGAGGTGCTCCAGATCCCGCACCGCCCCGTGCTCCAGATCCTCGCCTCGATGGTCCTGGTGTTCACCTTCGCGATCCTGCTCCAGCAGGAGCGCTCCACGGTGTGGATCGTGACCCTCAACGGCGGGGTCGCCTGGGCGACCTTCGGCGCGCTGCGCGCCGCCGAGCTGCCGCCGGTGCCGTCCACGGCCATCGCCGCCGGCCTGGTCGGCCTGTTCGGCCAGCTCTTCTCGCGCTACCGGTTCGCCTCCGCCCTGCCGTACGTGACGGCCGCGATCGGGCCGCTGCTACCGGGTTCGGCCACGTACTACGGGCTGCTCTCGATCGCCGAGAACCGGCTCGACAGGGGGCTCGCCTCGCTCACCAACGCCGCCGCCATCGCGCTCGCGATCGCGATCGGGGTGAACCTCGGCTCCGAGGGCTCACGGCTCTTCATGCGGATCCCGGGCGCGCGCACCGCGGCCAGGCGCCGGGCGGCGGCGAAGCGCACCCGCGGCTTCTGA
- a CDS encoding inorganic diphosphatase, with product MEFDVTIEIPKGSRNKYEVDHETGRIRLDRRLFTSTSYPTDYGFVENTLGEDGDPLDALVILDEPTFPGCLIKCRAIGMFNMTDEAGGDAKLLCVPASDPRVEHLRDIHHISEFDRLEIQHFFEVYKDLEPGKSVEGANWVGRAEAEAEIEASFKRLEAQGGHH from the coding sequence GTGGAGTTCGACGTCACCATCGAGATCCCCAAGGGTTCGCGGAACAAGTACGAGGTGGACCACGAGACCGGCCGGATCCGTCTGGACCGTCGCCTCTTCACCTCGACCAGCTACCCGACGGACTACGGCTTCGTCGAGAACACCCTCGGCGAGGACGGCGACCCGCTGGACGCGCTGGTCATCCTGGACGAGCCCACCTTCCCGGGCTGCCTGATCAAGTGCCGCGCGATCGGCATGTTCAACATGACCGACGAGGCGGGCGGCGACGCCAAGCTGCTGTGCGTGCCGGCCTCCGACCCGCGCGTCGAGCACCTGCGCGACATCCACCACATCTCCGAGTTCGACCGCCTGGAGATCCAGCACTTCTTCGAGGTCTACAAGGACCTGGAGCCGGGCAAGTCCGTCGAGGGCGCGAACTGGGTCGGCCGCGCCGAGGCCGAGGCCGAGATCGAGGCCTCGTTCAAGCGCCTGGAGGCCCAGGGCGGCCACCACTAG
- the tilS gene encoding tRNA lysidine(34) synthetase TilS — MGPHPAVAAIRLAVRRVLHDVLTDLTDIPRPRGAGGQPLVLVACSGGADSMALASALAFEAPKLGIRAGGITVDHGLQVGSDLRAAEVVSRMTALRLDPVESVAVHVGREGGPEAAARDARYAALDEAADRLGACAVLLGHTRDDQAETVLLGLARGSGIRSLSGMAEVSGGPGRTNRYRRPFLQVDRQTARKACMVQSLPVWDDPHNLDPAYTRSRLRHEGLPALEKALGKGVVEALARTAQLSRDDADALDAWAADAEAGVRDEDGRLECAKLYALPPAVRRRVLRRAVVAAGSPAGSLFARHIEEVDRLITGWRGQGAINLPGRVEAQRQGGRLVIRQG; from the coding sequence ATGGGTCCCCATCCTGCGGTCGCGGCGATACGCCTGGCGGTCCGCCGCGTACTCCACGACGTCCTCACCGACCTCACCGACATCCCCCGCCCCCGCGGGGCGGGCGGCCAGCCCCTCGTCCTCGTCGCCTGCTCCGGCGGCGCGGACTCCATGGCGCTCGCCTCCGCCCTCGCCTTCGAGGCACCCAAGCTCGGCATCCGGGCGGGCGGCATCACCGTCGACCACGGCCTCCAGGTCGGCTCCGACCTGCGCGCCGCGGAGGTCGTGAGCCGCATGACCGCGCTCCGCCTCGACCCGGTGGAGTCCGTCGCCGTGCACGTCGGCCGCGAGGGCGGACCCGAGGCCGCGGCCCGCGACGCCCGCTACGCCGCCCTCGACGAGGCGGCCGACCGGCTCGGGGCCTGCGCCGTGCTGCTCGGCCACACCCGCGACGACCAGGCCGAAACCGTCCTGCTCGGCCTCGCCCGCGGCTCCGGCATCCGCTCCCTGTCCGGCATGGCCGAAGTCTCCGGCGGCCCCGGCCGCACCAACCGCTACCGGCGGCCCTTCCTCCAGGTCGACCGGCAGACGGCCCGCAAGGCCTGCATGGTCCAGTCCCTGCCCGTCTGGGACGACCCGCACAACCTCGACCCCGCCTACACCCGCTCCCGGCTGCGCCACGAGGGACTGCCCGCCCTGGAGAAGGCGCTCGGCAAGGGAGTCGTGGAAGCGCTCGCCCGCACCGCCCAGCTCTCCCGCGACGACGCCGACGCCCTCGACGCCTGGGCCGCCGACGCCGAGGCGGGCGTGCGCGACGAGGACGGCCGCCTGGAGTGCGCCAAGCTCTACGCGCTGCCCCCGGCCGTCCGCCGCCGCGTGCTGCGCCGGGCCGTGGTCGCCGCCGGCTCCCCCGCCGGCTCGCTCTTCGCCCGCCACATCGAGGAAGTCGACCGCCTCATCACCGGATGGCGGGGCCAGGGCGCCATCAACCTGCCCGGCCGCGTCGAGGCCCAGCGGCAGGGTGGCAGACTTGTCATCCGGCAGGGCTGA